ttcctgtttggtgaAACGTTGTCACCGGGACAGGAAGTCAAtgtaaatctctctaatggagccACCCTGTCCTCTGTTTGTGTttcagatttctggcaggatGGGGAGAAGTTATTATGCGGATGAAGCTGTTCAGAAATATTTTAGTGGAATTGTTCAGCAGAATCGCGGCGTTGTCACCGGACTTCTTATAGGACAAGTAAGTCACATGACCCAGGGGCCCATCCAGACCCCGTGTCCTGCTGCTCTGCactgatagttacatagtaggttaggtacagaaatcccaaactctatatcatttataaagatgttacacagtaaaggtcccaacactgaaccctggggtacaccactaatacccttacaccattcagagtatgaatcattcattacaactctctggatgcgataagccagttctctatccatttacagattgacttttctaaacctatcgaccctaacttgcataataacagtctgtggggtacagtgtcaaatgctttagcaaatcaatcaatgtatatttattcttatctggagatcctgccagtagcaGCACTTCCTGTAGCAAGGAGACAACGCTAAGCCACTGCCACACAATcagcagcagcgttgtcaccctgggagCTCCTTCAGCTGTCTGTTAGACCGACACCTCAATCTGTGTCCCCATTTGTGTGCCCTTCACCCCTCGGTGTTCCCACTTGTGTCCCCTCCCCTCTCAGAGTCCCTATAATTCTGTGACCCCATTCTCCACTCTGACTTTCAGTGCTCCTTACAAAGAGATTTTGTGGTCCTGGCCGTGCAGACCCCACAGAGGGAGGATGAGGATGACGGGCGTAGGGTCAGGGTGCTGGAAGAGATCGATGAGGAATGGTTCTGTGTCCACGCCAACCAGGTGAGGTGACAAAGGTTAAGAGGGATGGCCAACCCCCGAGGGTCACATGACCGTAGCCTCGAATCAGCTTTACTACAAAGGATCGATCGATCTGATCGCATTTATTGCAACACTGCAGGGACAAAGTGAACTCCACTCAGTGGGGGCAATAAGAATTCAAGTTTTTTCACCCCAGGAATGGGAAGTGTTGGGGCCACCGATTGGACCCCCGGGGGTGGAGTGGAGGGGTTCTTTACGTTATTTGTTCATCATCTGACTGCAAAGAGCAGATTTCTGGCGGGATCACGCAGAAGCTGGGAATCTGATTGATTTTTGGGGTCGCTTTAAATCGGTGATTATCACCATGATGGCAGAGTCAGGgatggtcatgtgacctctgcTGGGTTCCTCATGGGTGGAGTCtcaatgttttctgttttgcaggTGAGCCGAATGCTCCCCGGTGGCTTCCTATTGGTCGGTGTTTTCCTCATATCCCCCCAAGAAGTTTCCAAGGAATCTCCAAACGTCCTGAGAAAGGTGAGCGCGTCACCATGATTGGTCAATGTTGTGGTTGGGGCCCGGGGCcctctgccaggtttttattgctgatgggggggaggggggttagaCTCATGTTTTCCCATGGTGGACATttgtcatacagaaaacaaaagaagaggAAATGATCCAATTGGGGACACCAGTAGCACCCAGCTAATGTCAGTAAGTGGGGGGTccatagaagggggggggggacctaCCTGTCAGGTGAGTGTCCATAGAAGGGGGAAGGGGGACCTACCTGTCAGGTGACTGTCTGGCCGGATCTCTGGGTGGTGATTGCAATGAATGAAATGTTGCTCTTGTGGGTTTTCACTTAGAGCATGCTTGATACACCAATTTAGAACCAGCAGGGGTGAGCTGGGGGTGGGACAGCTACCAGGGGCCAGACACTCCTCCCCTCGGGGCCCCAATGATGCAGCTTCATGGTCCCCCAGTACACCTCCATGACCCCACGGTGGGTAtaatgatggtggtggtgggtgCTGTTGGTTCTCCTTTGCCCTAAGGTCTCTCCTGGGGTTGTGAGCCCACTGGCAGCATCCATGGAGTCTTGGATTGGTGACAACACTTCCTGATTTTCCAGTTTGTAGCAGGCGGGGACACCACCCCAGACATCACTTGCCATTCTAACCCAGCAAATCTTTGCAGCTGATCTTCGCCACGGAGAAGTTTGCAATGAAGAACAAATTGTGGAATCTGACGGATGAGGACGTCACCGACCGCGCAGCGCTGCAGATCTGCTCATCCACAAACAAGTATgtggggggatgggagggggtgGGGGGCTCAGGGCCAGGTCTGTGATCAGTGCTGAGTCAGCATTCTCAAATCAGCAGAGAGCCACACCGATCACAGATCTGGGCCAGAGGGCTGCACTTCACATAGAGGCCGCTGCTTCCAACACAGGACAGGGGACTTATCATTCAGTGCAGGGAATATAAAGTGGGGGCCCCGGATCCCcaacattccagctccctgcacccctccTATTCTGTCATTTGGAGCCCTGGAGGAGTCAGGGGCCCCGGGACAATCGTCCAGTTTACCCCCCTTCGGTATCAGCCCAGCAATGCAGCACGTTGGGCTGAGAGGCCTTTctgctcaggctgtggctgctctATAAAGTGGATAAATCTGCAATGTAATTGGCTGAGGTGAACTttaaagatgggggggggggggtcacccaATGGGGCCACAAAAATGTTGGAGATCAGAGCTTTGAtgatttcttttctctttcagggTCGTCTGCCGGACGTTCGATGTCAGGGACCCCAAGGTATCGGtgacaattattttatatatcgGATTGTTCCGTCCAATCGCTGACCTGCAGAACATTGAACCATGTTCCCTCCCCCACCTGACAACGCTGAGCTTCTTTTTTGATTTTCAGAGCACGGCGAAGCCGGCTGATTGGAAGTATCAGAGCTCCTCGGTGTCCTGGCTGAGTGTGGAGTGTAATATTCATGTAGATCTCTCCATATCGCTACCGTCATCCACTACTTACCAGGAGCAGCAGAAATCTACCCGGGTAAGTCACCCTTCTACACAATGTGGCCTCAGGGGGTATTGGGGCAAATGATGCCCTCTGCTGACCCTTCCTCCTCCCATGTAGGGTGGCAATAAAGTTTTGTGCTGGAGGCAGCCAACTGATCAGGTGGAGGGGGTGGGTGGGTAGATGCTGATTGCCAGTGCTGGGGGTATTTCTGTAGCTTGCTACTGACCACTGAGGGTAAGTGTGTGTGTTAGGGGAAGGGGGAAGGTGTAACATTTATTACCACTGGCCAATACTGACACCACAGATGCAGCTTCTTTTACCCCCAGTGTGGTGCAGCTCACAGACCGCCGATAGCTGGATTCATGATATAAATATGCCGCCATGCCTACAAATCTTCAAAAGGTGACATGcgcctttttattatttaatggtgTCACCGAGGGGGCAATATAAGCCAACGGTTCAGGGTCACAGGGGAGCCCGATAGTAACGCGCCACATCCAGAGGTTCAACACCATGATAATGATTCACCTGAAACGTGATATAGGGCCTCCAGTCCATGGGGTTCACTGGAGCTCCATGCAGGGAATGATGGACAGTGCATCTgactaccactagatggcagcactCAGACACACCAAGGCTCCATGCAGGGAATGATGGACAGTGCATCTgactaccactagatggcagcactCAGACACACCTTTGCACCTTGCAGGGAATGATGGACAGTGCATCTGACTACCACTAGATAGCAGCACTCAGACACACCAAGGTTCCCTGCAGGGAATGATGGACAGTGCATCTgactaccactagatggcagcactTAGGCACACCAAGGCTCCCTGCAGGGAATGATGGACAGTGCATCTgactaccactagatggcagcactCAGACAGACTGAAGCTCGATAGTAACGTGCCACATCCAGAGATTCACCACCATGCTGATGATTCACCTAAAACATGATATAGGAGCTCCCTACAGGGAATGCCAGACAGTGCATCTgtctaccactagatggcagcactCACACCAAGGCTCCCTGCAGGGAAAGCCTTGGATGAACTCCTGGAAGCTGGGCAGCCACCTAATGGGGGAGAAACCCAGTGCTGGATCTGAAGCCTGGTAAGTGGGGCAATTATACAGTTATACTTGAAACATTCCACAGAGACATAATCAGTAACATGATGACACGCCAGAAACATTGCAGGTTACACAACCAGAAACACTCAGACCCAATCCAAAACATGTGAATGTGAGTTTAGGAAACGCATCAGGAAAATTACAATATGAACACAACGCAGATATGGTGTGGTCAGAGGACGGCGGTGTATTTGTATAATGACACAATGGGCtttctttataaattattcccccagccaattcctctgaaattcaccGACAGATCTCCATACAGGTCACCTATTAAAACagtgactcgttctgccacctagtggccaattgtaaaaagtgcacagctgtcattaTAGGAAAGAAACGAATTTTATGAGCGAgtcaggggaatcatttatatatagagcccataATGTAAATAGATGTAACTCAGGAAACAAATTTATCTTCTGATTCTATTTAGTTATGGTGGAGACACAATGAAAACATTGCCACATCCCCTCACAATCATATATAGGACTTTATAGGACTTTTCAGGCGTCGGCATTAATTACATCCGATATACCCACgaaaacatcttttattaaagTTGCTCACGTACAACATCACTATACAAAGTTATGAATGCATTTTGCAAAGTTCATCCTATAGTGCTCGACGCGTTTCACAACttcctctgcttcttcagaagaatCAATACAACTGTGAACAATTACTGGGACAGGGCTGAATATGTATTGTCCTGTGCACTTTAAAACCTtgacatacatttttaacatttttttttatttattgttattgttattatcttgtatttatatagcgctgacatattacgcagcgctgtacaaagtccatagttatgtcactagctgttcctcaaaggggctcacaatcgaatggATCACAATTGTTTGGTGGGACCacacaatgtttgtttataaatgatttccccCGTCAATTTGCTCAGAAGTTTCCTTTATAGATAGCATtgcctattgtgacagctgtgcactttgacaagtggccactaggtggcggaacgagtcattgttttattaggaaagcTTCAAACACTTCattgtcaattcatctgaaattcgcaggggaatcatttataaataaagctcatTGTTTTGAATGAATATTATCTGACCTCTGTACTACCCACTAAAGTCCCTTATTTCTGTATATCAGAGACTTATCAATGATCATGTGATCCGGGATCCAGACATTTCTCATGTGATGGCTCTGGATCGTAGAGGACGTctcattacaatattattatatcgtcattattttattttatttaatatttgcagaGCAGACTGGCACAATGGGCGAAGGAGATAGAAGATTGTACAATACTCTTCAATGGGCAGCTAAAGGACAGAGATAGCGACCTGGTGGATGAGCCGGTAAGTTTGGTGTGAATACTCGGAGGGAATATTGAGCCTGATATTTATATCAGCAAGACATGGTAACTGATCTTTCAGCTTCTATATTAGTTATAATCAGAATGTAGGCTTTACCCTATCACTGCCTTCATCCATAACTTATCAGGAGCAGCAGAAATGTACCTGGGTGACCCCTGCGTCCCATCTGACCACTTCCTGTATGAAAGCGAAGTTGTAGAGAATCGCCAAGAACGGAGTCTAGGTATATAATAAGCAGGCCAGTTACCTCtcacattttatcattattaatatacaggatttatatagcgccaacatgttatgcagcgctgtacattaaatagaggttacaaatgacagacagatcagacagtgacacaggaggaggagaggaccctgccccgaagagcttacaatctaagaggtggggaagcggCTTAcaattggaggggggggggatagaTCTGTGTACTAGAAACTGTGAATGTGAGAAACATCCATGTATGGTCAGGGGGGCGCTCATGAGCAGCTGAACATGGTGTATGAAGCTTGGGTCAGCTTCCTTTCCCATCGCTATGGAATCTCTCAAGTTTTTGGACAGGTCTATCGCCTATTAGCTACTTTTACCAGCAAATCAAACTTTTAGTcaaattttagtaaaacaaaattttacaaagtttaatgattaataaaaagcTTTCTTGTTCCGCTACGACCTTCCTAAAAGTATAGACGATGGCATTATATATTACAATGGAACTCCTCCCTGCTCCCGCTGTCACCTTAATCCCAGTTATATTCgctgcttctagaaatcatccagctttttcttaaagcaatctatagaacttgctgaaactacttcctgagggagccaattccacattttcacagcccttacagtgaagaatcccttccttatccggagcttaaacttcttttccctcCAGATGCAAacagcgcccccttgtgctttgtaatgatcttacagtgaatgttgttttaatttgttttaatagaaaaaagGCCGATCCTCAGCAAGTTCTAGCCGTCAGGTTATTTCTGCAACCGTTCTCACCCCCTCGGTAAGTAAAGTTCAAACAATCTATATTATAGTAAAATGGTCATGTGATATGGAagcattctgattggttgatggtAATCTTTGGCATGCTGAGCTGTTTGCATTGCTCCTGGCTTTCGATTCGGCCATCGCTGTCAGTGGCTGGCTAGCCAGTAAGAAAAAACTCAATAATTTACCCCGTCATGGGGCATTGTGTAGCCTAATAGACAGATTCGGGGCAGGGAGGGGTGCATGTAAGTCAGTCGGGGACTTGATGAGCAATGTAAATCATGTTTGTGCCTGATAGCAAATAGTCCTGGTAGCAGCCAACATGCATTATGTTACATTGGCCCTGGCATTGTGCATAGACCTGGGGCCCCCAATATACACAGATCCAGGATCTATGGGCTTCTTATATGGGAGTAGCACAGCCTGGTAATATACAGCCtaatactgaaaatacaaaatctgCCCCTGTGATGCCCCAGCAGGGAGTCTCCCCCTCCATTCTCCCCCcgttatcatttttttctgtatcttgtTCTCTTTTCCCCAGCTCAGGTCAGAGCGTCACACAGCCCGGGTTCAGCTCTGCAACTCTTCATTGAAAATTCAAGGAGTTGTCAAGTGCCGAGGATATCTGTGCAGCAGCAGCAAGCCCAAAGTGAAGGACGCCTTGCAGGTAAGTGGGAGGGG
This portion of the Pyxicephalus adspersus chromosome 8, UCB_Pads_2.0, whole genome shotgun sequence genome encodes:
- the ODR4 gene encoding protein odr-4 homolog → MGRSYYADEAVQKYFSGIVQQNRGVVTGLLIGQCSLQRDFVVLAVQTPQREDEDDGRRVRVLEEIDEEWFCVHANQVSRMLPGGFLLVGVFLISPQEVSKESPNVLRKLIFATEKFAMKNKLWNLTDEDVTDRAALQICSSTNKVVCRTFDVRDPKSTAKPADWKYQSSSVSWLSVECNIHVDLSISLPSSTTYQEQQKSTRSRLAQWAKEIEDCTILFNGQLKDRDSDLVDEPKKGRSSASSSRQVISATVLTPSLRSERHTARVQLCNSSLKIQGVVKCRGYLCSSSKPKVKDALQVIKRDLLNTISDRCEIMFEDLLLNRPDHDLQKSPPPLPLPQRVFVPIPGSSAALCDYIIGEETKEEVQSRFLEILDQPVNYEDLDFVEEKTMSCPVKEEQTVYQSQNQSGDQKDSVRKDLSSSSQFPQSLGIVIATAVVLVAILVYLLQ